The nucleotide window aaatagctgtgaaaagaagagaagcgaaaatcaaaggagaaaaggaaagatataaacatctgaatgcagagttccaaagaatagcaagaagagataagaaagccttcttcagcgatcaatgcaaagaaatagaggacacaacagaatgggaaagactagggatctcttcaagaaaatcagagataccaaaggaatatttcatgcaaagatgagctcaataaaggacagaaatggtatggacctaacagaagcagaagatattaaaaagagatggcaagaatacacagaagaactgtacaaaaaggatcttcacgacccagataatcacgatggtgtgatcactgacctagagccagacatcctggaatgtgaagtcaagtgggccttagaaaacatcactacaaacaaagctagtggaggagatggaattccagttgagctattccaaatcctgaaagatgatgctgtgaaagtgctgcactcaatatgccagcaaatttggaaaactcagcagtggccacaggactggaaaaggtcagttttcattccaatcccaaataaaggcaatgccaaagaatgcccaaactaccgcacaattgcactcacctcacacgctagtaaagtaatgctcaaaattctccaagccaggcttcagcaacatgtgaaccgtgaacttcctgatgttcaagctggttttagaaaaggcagaggaaccagacatcaaattgccaacatccggggatcatggaaaaagcaagagagttccagaagaacatctatttctgctttattgactatgccaaagcctttgactgtgtggatcacaagaaactgtggaaaattcttcaagagatgggaataccagaccacctgatctgcctcttgagaaatttgtatgcaggtcaggaagcaacagttaaaactggacatggaacaacagactggttccaaataggaaaaggagtttgtcaaggctgtatattgtcaccctgtttatttaacttatatgcagagtatatcatgagaaacgctagactggaagaaacacaagctggaatcaagattgccgggagaaatatcaataacctcagatatgcagatgacaccacccttatggcagaaagtgaagaggaactcaaaagcctcttgatgaaagagaaagtggagagtgaaaaagttggcttaaagctcaacattcagaaaacgaagatcatggcatccagtcccaccacttcatgggaaatagacggggaaacagtgtcagactttatttttctgggctccaaaatcactacagatggtgactgtagccatgaaattaaaagacgcttactccttggaagtaaagttatgaccaacctagatagcatattcaaaagcagagacattactttgccaacaaaggttcgtctagtcaaggctatggtttttcctgtgatcatgtatggatgtgagagttggactgtgaagaaggctgagcgctgaagaaatgaggcttttgaactgtggtattggagaagactcttgagagtcccttggactgcaaggagatccaaccagtccattctgaaggagatcagccctgggatttctttggaaggaatgatgctaaagctgaaattccagtactttggccacctcatgcgaagagttgactcattggaaaagaatctgatgctgggagggattgggggcaggaggagaaggggacgacagaggatgagatggctggatggcatcactgactcgatggacgtgagtctgcgtgaactccgggagttggtgatggacaggcaggcctggcgtgctgcgattcatggggtcgcaaagagtcggacacgactgagcgactgatctgatctgatatgaacgCGGGGGAACGATCCGGCTCATAAAACCGACTCAAAAGCCAAGTCGCGATGGGCAGCCGCGGTCGCCGCACAATCGAAGCCGCGctccccctccaacctccctccagGTGGCGCTGCAGGACCAACCCGCCTTCCGAAACGGAGTCGCCGCCGTGCGGCCTCCCCGGGATGCTCTGGAGCACCGAAATAACCGACTCCTGTGGCTAGAGAGGTATTTCCCAGGAACCGCCCACGTCGCCGCCTGAGCACCACGCACTTCCGCTTCCGGCTCGTTGTTCCGGAAGTTGCTTTCTGAGAGAGAGTGTGGAGCACTGTGGTGCTTGTGAGCTTCCAGCATGGCGTACCGGGGCCAGGGCCAGAAGGTGCAGAAGGTGATGGTGCAGCCCATCGTATCCTGCTCGATGCGTGAGCAGTAGGAGCTTTGGGCCGGGAAATGAGGGGCGAAGGGGGAGACGGGGTAGGCCCGAGGGAGCGGAGTGCGGCCGCTTATCCCATGAGCCCCTGGGGCGGCAGAGGCTAGGAGAAAGCGCGGGGAGTTGAAGAACCAGTTATGGGCGGGAGCTGGCTCGGGCAGACCCTGCGTTGGAGAATGCGGTAGTGGTGGGGTGAGCGGGGAAGACGACTTTAATTATATACTGACTGAAACCGGGTGTTACTGCTTTCCACCGGGAGGGAGACCTCGGCGCGGAAGAAACTCCAGGAAGATGAGAGTGGGAGCTATTCCTTTATAGTATTTAGTGATGTCCTAATGGGTGTTTggacttaccaggtggctcagaatcCTTCTGCCGATGCGGGAGACGGGATTTTTGATCccagagtggggaagatcccatggagaaggaagtggcagcccaccccagacttcttgcctggaaagtcccatggacagtggaacctggggggctacagtccatggggtcacaagagtgggacaggacctagcgactgaacagcaacagtggGTACCTAGTTGGGCACTTTCTTTGCCTAGGCACAGAGTTCGCGTTCAGAAAAATGAGATGCGGGTAGATTTAACGAGTTCCAGGAAGCAGAGTCTATGCTTTgcgtgtggtttttttttttttttttccttaactccTGCTGCAGAATCTCATCTTCAGATACTTGCAAAATGTAAGTTGTtgtctgttttgttatttttaagttaaaggtgaatttatttggctgtttgtATCATCCTGTCTGATCATTGTTCTAGAGccaaaaaatgaaactggagattGGGAGGGCACTTGAGGAGAAGGAGTGCCAGGAAAGCTCTAATGTGACAAAATGGTATGTAGCCATgccatgagcttccctggtggctcagacgggaaagaatcttccagcaatgcaggagacccagcttggattcctgggtggggaagatcccctgaatggcaacccactccagcatccttacctggagaattccatggatagaagagcctggagagctacagtccatggggtctcaaagagttggtcatgactgagcccCTAACACAGCCATGCCAACTCCAAGCATGCAAAGAACTGTGTTGTTACTACTTTGCAAGACCAAAATTACTAATTTCGAAAAGTAATTACTGGCTGACATGATAGCGGCACTTGGGTATTGGTACTTTCCTTGGGATTATGGCAAGAACATTGGAACCTTTCCATGGCACCTCAGGATGAGACACTGGAAGAAAATTTCAGTCAGCTTTTACTAGGTCATAAGGTGGTGTGCTAAGCACTGTGGGAGGTGGAGACACACTTATCGATAGAAAAGACACTGGAAAAGGAAGATTGGAGGGATAGGTTCAGAGGATTTAGTGAACCCTTTCACTAAACCCTTTCACTCCCTTTACTTTGGAGGGATTTTTATCAACTCAAAATTTGACCTGGCAGAGCAGAGTATTTATCCCTGAAGGAAAATGTGTTTCCTGTGGTTCTGACAAATTTTAGTATGTGACAACTTAATAGAAAAGCATTAATTTCAAGCCGTTGTAATTTTTAATCACAGGAGTTGAGGGTCTCACTCCTggttattagggcttcccaggtggcactagtagtaaagaacctgcctgccagcgcaggagatgaGAAGAGATtcgggttccgtccctgggtcaggatgatcccctggaggagggcatggcaacgcactccagtgttcttgcttggaggctccatcccttggatagaggaggcaggctacagcccatgggattgcaaagagtcggacacaacttacgtGTTCCTGGTTATTAGGTGTGAGACGTGGAAAACTgagatgctagagaagactgtcTTGCAGCTGGAGTTTGCTCTGGTAGATAAGAAAGAAGCCCCTTTTGCTATCTTGTCACATTTTCACTCTAAATGTACAGAGACTATAAGCAACAGAAATATGATTGAGTCTCAGAAACACAGGAATATTACTAGTTCCAGTGTAGCATTTATTAAGTGAGAATGTTTCATGGTAAGTAACTTGTCTTGGCTTTTATTTGTCAAAGTTTTTTAGGAGCCGTATTTGTCTGTTTGACCAAAGTGGTTGGATTTTGTTCACTTAGTTCttaacatttctgtttttctgattaTTTCAGAGATCACGGATTCAGGTGTGGCTTTATGAGCAAGTGAATATGCGGATAGAGGGCTGTATCATTGTAAGTCATGATATTTTACCTCAGAGCATgttgttcaaagaaaaaaatttcctaaaaGATGGCCAACAGAGcaatatacaaaaaaatcaaagaccCAACCCACGAAAAGTCCTTCAGGACTCATTGTCCTTGTCTCATTGTTCTACTTAATAGGGATTAGGTAATTCACAAAAGAGagggaaaattaattttataaaatatttaaacaatggTATTAGTCTTTAAAGGAGGGATCATAAATAAAATGAGGAGGGAGAAAGATGAGAATTCTTGGTTAGTGATACCTGAATAGAACTGGATGTCCAAGGTAGCAGAgtaatttaaataatgttttaaagaaagaaaatatgggtGGAAGTGTTATACTAAGAGTCTGGTATTTCTTTGAGACAGTGTAGTAGATTCCGTCGGTAATCTCCCCTTCCCCTGTTTGTTAGTTGAAAAAACAAGCTCGGTGGTTGGTAGTGATAGTGTATTTGTGGGAACATGGGAAAATTAATATATGTACGCACAGTGTACTGAGTAGGTTATAAAAGATGTGAATGATGACTTtttggcatagttaatgaagTCTAAAGTCCCCAAAGTTCCAGAAGTAATTTGAAGTACATTCCCTCTTTTGTCGTTATTTAAAAAGAGACTTTGGGAGTTTCCTAGTGGCAAAGTAGTTACGATACCAGGCTTTCAAtactgtggcctgggttcaattcctggttggggaactaagatcctgcaagctgtgtggggcactccccctcccaaaaaaaaaaaggaaggagaggcTTGAGATGTGGTGTTTCAGCTGGAAGATCAGTGGAGAGATGAATTTCTGAATTTGGTGTTTTTATATATTGCCATATTAATTTAGAACGGTTTGGATATGATTTTACATGAAGATGACAGTCAATTGACTTATTTTTCTAGGGTTTTGATGAGTATATGAACCTCGTATTAGATGACGCAGAAGAGATTCATTCTAAAACAAAGTCAAGAAAACAACTGGGTAAGAATATAGATGGCCTCAAAGAATTATAGAAATTTTTATTCACTTGCAGAATTGAATGAATTGCAACTCATTTCATGTTTAAATTTAGTTTGTATATGAGAAATTATTTGGGAGAGTAGTGTATTCTTAATCATCTTTTGCCACTTATTGTTTATCTCACTCCATTTCTACTTCTGTCTCTCCAGTTGGGAGCTTTCACCAAGGTTACCAAAGACTAATGGTGTTAAATCTAATGGTCCCCATTTTATTGAGCTCTAAATGGCATTTGGCTCTGTGATACTATAGTcagcttttcacttttcattactAGTTGTTCCTTTTTGAGacttctatatattcattctttagGACCCAGCCATTAAATGTTTGAGTTGCTTAAGTCTTGGTTCTCAGTCCTCCTGTCACTCAATATTATTTCCTAGGTACTCAAGACTACACTAACAGTTATATTTATATGTTGACTTGCAAATGTACATTTGTAGCTCTAGACCTCTCTCAGCCTCTTCAGTATTTCTACTTGAATGTCTCAAAGGCTCCTCAAAATTAGCATATCAGAATCAAACTCAGTTCCAATGCCTGACACACTATTTAGAGCTATATTAGTGTTTCCTGCTGTAGTAAATGGGACCAGTTCTATTCAGTTTACTAATAAATTTCTCTGCAACTCCAATTTGCTCTGCAGACTCCAGtcatctttttaaaacactggCCTGAATTTGTTAATCTCTTTGCTTGAAATCCTTTGGTGGCTTCTTGTTGCtcataggaaaagaaaatctttaatatATCCTTCAAAGTCCTTCATGATCTGGCTTTACCTCCCTCTGCTCATTTTGTATCACTCTGTACTTCATTTTCTGAGGATCATCCACACTTCTTTCAATTCTTGGAATCTGCACATTTGTCTCATCAtaaatttttgtgtatgctgtccCCTGTGTCTTTGAGACTCAGGTCAGATACCACTTCCTGCGAGGGTTAGGTTTTGTTTtgcctggggtggggatggagggagggtaTGCTGTGCTGAATTTGTAGTAAAACATTCATTATTGGGGTTGTTAATGTCTGCCACTGGACCACATGCTCCACTAGTGCATGAGTCCTCTCTGTTTTGCTCCCTAATGTACTTAGTGCATGCCACatagtagaaattttaaaatatttgaatagtgAAGTCAGTTTCTTGACCCATGTTCTTTAGGATTTATGGCTTCCTCAAGGCTTAAATAATTTCTGTTAAAATTGCATTAAGTTGAGGTTTATTTAGGCATTTTGTCTTTAACTGTTTAATGCCCCAATTGACAGCTcactagtatttttaaaagtggtAGTTTTCAAGTGCCTCTTTTTTCCAGTCCCTGAGAATTCTCTTGAGCCTTATCTTAGCTGTGTGCAAAGTAGATTCTGGGAGTGGTATAATGTTTTGCTTAGCTTCTTCCTGCCTAGGCTTTTTGAAAACCTggatttttcaaatataaacgTGTCTTATCAGGAAGTGCAAGCTCACCTTACTgacattatttataaattatttgcaAAGTATTGATTGCTCATGGTAATATCAACTCTGTAAAACAGGTTAATATTATTTCTTGTGGAATTGCTGATGGTGTTGATTAACATTTCTCAAAGTGTTCTATTGAACACCAATATTCCTGCAGatatttatagatatttctcaGGAAGAGTGCCCTTTGCTCAAACAGATTTAGACAGTGTTAGGTAAAACTCAAACAAGTTTGTATATCACAGAATGAAATCCTTATTAAGAACTCTTAAGAATGAGGttatagtatgctgctgctaagtcgtttcagtcgtgtctgactctgtgcgaccccatagatggcagcccaccaggctccactgaccctgggattctccaggcaagaacaccggagtgggttgccattgccttctccaatgcatgaaagtgaaaagtgaaagtgaagtcgctcagtcgtgtcagacttttcgagaccccatggactgcagcctcccaggctcctccatccatgggattttccaggcaagagtactggagtgggttgccattgccttctctgtatagtATGCTGCAGTTCCTAAAAAATTCATTTCTCAGCTTCTGCAAAATCAGCTTTAGGAAATGTTGGGATAGTTCACTTAGTCTGCAGACACTGTACTTTTCATAAAGTAACATTTCTCTGCCTTCATTAGGTTATTGTTGGAAAAGTGCATATGGTCTGATATGCACAGCCTTTCAACATTGGAACATGTCACATAATTTCACAGACGAGAAAGCATTTTTAGAATCACTCAAGAACGACCTAAAATTCTGAAGCTAAAAGTTACAGTTTTCTGAGTGACTattaatggctttttttttttttttttaattttgtgttgcaGGTCGGATCATGCTAAAAGGAGA belongs to Bos javanicus breed banteng chromosome 16, ARS-OSU_banteng_1.0, whole genome shotgun sequence and includes:
- the SNRPE gene encoding small nuclear ribonucleoprotein E, with protein sequence MAYRGQGQKVQKVMVQPINLIFRYLQNRSRIQVWLYEQVNMRIEGCIIGFDEYMNLVLDDAEEIHSKTKSRKQLGRIMLKGDNITLLQSVSN